From Asterias rubens chromosome 3, eAstRub1.3, whole genome shotgun sequence, the proteins below share one genomic window:
- the LOC117288595 gene encoding putative malate dehydrogenase 1B, with translation MTKLVIAGHADCPYYARAELLADDLKINLPSFSVHKIVKHPKEWEPWLQQLCKKNGWGHRKSPIVWRELIDRGGKGVLIGGSNEFQEYASGYYGITSKQMSTDMTKIAGENIETKLLVDAEEEHERSLSKPLHVCITNAASPVAYHMLREIAQGDVLGKGTEVSIKLLTEPDCIKTVEGMKMEMEDLACPLLRNIVLTTDVKHAFKDASAIIFLDEIAQSEDMEKAEWLRQNAEVYTEYAKVLNNTALPDVKVIVAGTGPLNFNAFILGHFTPSILRQNVVALARLEENHAKSAIARRIKVKTAGVMNLVIWGNIGGTTHTDLKKAKVRGCDGAIWGPPFYSRPVGEMVHDDKWLQTEYLEGLKTYKETIEGALKHRAAFSEAHSIISLLTDWWNGSKGDNLYSLGVLSEGWYDLPEGIVFSLPVKFQKGNWEVAQDINISEDVHKTLKSIAEELIKEKEVIFPPPRVSPPPGVEEVSDESEKKVFGTDEMGEAGKENGEINEQSGEGVTKEDGPLSKIPEESEVDSKEGEKTTETEKSGEEA, from the exons ATGACGAAGTTGGTGATAGCAG GTCATGCTGATTGCCCCTACTATGCCCGGGCTGAACTTCTTGCGGATGATCTGAAGATCAATCTGCCCAGTTTTAGTGTCCACAAAATTGTCAAACATCCAAAAGAATGGGAG CCGTGGCTTCAGCAGCTGTGTAAGAAGAATGGCTGGGGCCATCGCAAGTCTCCCATCGTATGGCGAGAGCTCATCGACCGAGGTGGGAAAGGCGTTCTCATCGGAGGCTCCAATGAATTCCAGGAGTACGCCAGCGGCTACTACGGGATCACATCCAAGCAGATGAGTACCGATATGACCAAGATTGCCGGCGAGAATATCGAGACTAAACTGCTCGTCGACGCCGAGGAAGAACACGAGAGAAGTCTGAGTAAGCCCCTGCATGTTTGCATCACCAACGCTGCAAGCCCTGTTGCGTACCACATGCTGCGTGAGATAGCTCAGGGTGACGTGCtcggcaagggcaccgaggttTCCATAAAGCTACTGACAGAACCCGACTGTATCAAAACAGTTGAGGGTATGAAAATGGAAATGGAGGACTTGGCTTGCCCTCTCCTTCGTAACATCGTACTGACTACGGATGTGAAACATGCCTTCAAGGATGCGAGTGCCATCATCTTTTTGGATGAGATTGCGCAATCAGAGGATATGGAGAAGGCGGAGTGGCTGAGACAAAATGCTGAGGTGTACACAGAGTACGCTAAAGTATTGAACAATACGGCACTACCAGACGTCAAGGTGATTGTGGCCGGCACAGGTCCGCTGAACTTCAACGCTTTCATACTCGGACATTTCACCCCTTCCATTCTGAGACAGAATGTCGTAGCCCTAGCACGCCTTGAAGAGAATCATGCTAAGTCGGCCATCGCCAGACGCATCAAGGTCAAAACGGCCGGGGTCATGAACCTCGTGATCTGGGGCAACATTGGCGGAACAACGCACACCGATCTGAAGAAAGCAAAAGTGCGGGGTTGCGACGGCGCCATTTGGGGTCCGCCATTTTACTCTAGGCCAGTTGGTGAAATGGTCCATGATGACAAGTGGCTGCAAACGGAATACCTCGAGGGATTGAAGACATATAAGGAAACTATAGAGGGAGCCCTTAAACACCGCGCAGCATTCTCTGAAGCTCACTCTATCATTAGTCTTCTGACAGACTGGTGGAATGGCTCAAAGGGAGACAACTTGTATTCTCTTGGTGTCCTGTCTGAAG GTTGGTACGATCTCCCAGAAGGCATTGTGTTCTCCCTGCCCGTCAAGTTCCAGAAAGGAAACTGGGAGGTCGCTCAAGACATCAACATCAGCGAAGACGTCCACAAGACGCTCAAGTCGATTGCCGAGGAGCTCATTAAGGAGAAGGAAGTCATCTTCCCTCCTCCACGGGTCTCCCCGCCTCCTGGGGTAGAAGAGGTTAGTGATGAGAGCGAGAAGAAAGTGTTTGGAACGGACGAGATGGGAGAAGCAGGAAAGGAGAATGGAGAGATAAATGAGCAGAGTGGGGAGGGTGTGACGAAGGAGGATGGACCATTGTCTAAGATTCCTGAGGAGTCGGAGGTGGACAGTAAGGAAGGGGAGAAAACAACAGAAACAGAGAAATCAGGAGAAGAAGCCTAA
- the LOC117287981 gene encoding uncharacterized protein LOC117287981: MITVLRTNFKLQAVKNCERPYRRYGSLLRTVPQVPLVGQATGNQHHAVDWPLIPGSSEEANHRPQLPKMLLSKVAMELFSLLVGPRDRPMSTILNPDTSMSKGFIERWELDFDPRWVDVKNQPPDTGIKDRTSLVRHLTCPLSDVGGVIPSADGDSPTHPSLMKKPPSVSPLGGNQQKGWAHPDILPSSIGDRKEESSHAKNPPSDGNESDHLASSFLNTGEEISRSREGMRGGGDEKSEKTLEQHQSTSEGDVSESPESPSHHLDEVHEEISRSQEGMRGEGDEESEKTIEQHQSTSEGNVFESPEAPSHPLDVVQLQVVGVDVGEDSQGDIEEEKIFLRGENVLEYQEEMKAANNQQDEAKGGESLFEVEEEQLVNYQAPTLTLDVQDNPNGRAVETPLPLEQDPQELAEEVDNGQSASNQGAEEQLLLQENQETSQTKGLLSEEEDSYEVEGACCSSVVKPDGAWRNELVEPVDKKCPELQELLQSSTEKKEKPQEKKAPVQQLSMDTPSPIASNDGALSSTAELDGATGHTAASSDPLEAQTEEEKNLEVSEVEQSTSHVAGQTAASPNPMVAQKDEEKSLELGEDEQNTFHDVMGRVQAMRETDSELNGDSEPQWMQAMGLEQVAAAGQSQAPPSPRQPINGPKRKQSPLYDEQVFYKKSKRPPSAFHFAGPGKSLLPPPMPAECAFIPVLAESDLERVKTSRGKPIILGSGAYGDVHLMRRKSDGLLVALKRLKDVKNQMKAYKVMLSEIRPMVAMHHHEQFPKFIGIVDQTTFATEFIGDPVTKTSINLVAAVMGPFNLTKLDWTRISLQISHGLQALHAAGWIHCDLHGGNIMVVHDPISNRWSAKIIDLGSAVRIDTPPPLTSYNDKEKWYCRTLCPQIAPEIIEGFPMSIETDIYSMGALLVSSKEAAQKDELAEIYEIGVRCAVDDPNDRPSLPEIINELEALYQNVVEGESPDEQSLSCDSRSPEQA, translated from the exons ATGATTACTGTACTACGTACCAATTTTAAGCTTCAAGCGGTGAAGAACTG TGAGCGCCCTTATCGTAGATACGGCTCGCTCCTGCGGACTGTCCCGCAAGTCCCACTTGTTGGCCAGGCCACCGGCAACCAACACCATGCCGTGGATTGGCCACTTATCCCGGGTAGCAGTGAGGAGGCAAACCATCGGCCTCAGCTCCCGAAGATGCTACTGTCGAAAGTCGCCATGGAACTTTTCAG tTTGTTGGTTGGACCGAGAGATAGGCCTATGAGTACCATACTGAATCCGGACACCTCGATGTCAAAAGGATTCATCGAAAGATGGGAACTGGATTTCGATCCACGTTGGGTTGATGTCAAGAATCAACCCCCGGATACTGG TATCAAAGATCGAACCAGTTTGGTTCGCCATCTCACCTGCCCTCTGTCAGACGTTGGTGGCGTGATTCCATCAGCAGATGGAGATAGTCCCACTCACCCATCCCTGATGAAGAAACCTCCATCAGTCAGCCCACTTGGAGGCAATCAGCAAAAAGGTTGGGCACATCCCGACATCTTGCCATCAAGTATTGGTGACCGCAAGGAGGAGTCCTCTCATGCAAAGAACCCACCATCGGATGGGAATGAAAGTGACCATCTGGCCTCCTCCTTCCTGAATACTGGAGAGGAAATCTCAAGAAGCAGAGAAGGGATGCGAGGAGGAGGTGATGAAAAATCCGAGAAGACCTTAGAGCAACATCAATCAACCTCAGAAGGAGATGTTTCTGAGAGCCCAGAATCACCTTCGCATCATCTTGACGAGGTTCACGAGGAAATCTCAAGAAGCCAAGAAGGGATGCGAGGAGAAGGTGATGAAGAGTCTGAGAAGACCATAGAGCAACATCAATCAACCTCAGAAGGGAATGTTTTTGAGAGTCCAGAAGCACCTTCACACCCTCTGGACGTGGTCCAACTGCAAGTGGTTGGAGTAGATGTTGGAGAAGACTCACAGGGAGATATTGAGGAAGAGAAGATTTTCTTGAGAGGTGAGAATGTCCTAGAGTATCAAGAAGAGATGAAGGCAGCAAATAACCAGCAAGACGAAGCCAAGGGAGGAGAAAGTCTCTTTGAAGTAGAGGAAGAGCAACTGGTGAATTATCAAGCTCCAACTTTGACCCTCGATGTCCAAGATAATCCTAATGGCCGTGCTGTTGAGACACCGTTACCCTTGGAGCAGGACCCTCAAGAATTGGCAGAAGAAGTCGATAACGGGCAATCAGCATCAAATCAGGGAGCAGAAGAGCAGCTTCTTCTACAGGAGAATCAGGAAACTTCACAAACGAAAGGTCTCCTTTCTGAAGAAGAAGATTCTTATGAAGTTGAAGGTGCCTGTTGCTCGAGTGTGGTCAAGCCAGATGGGGCTTGGAGGAACGAGCTGGTTGAACCGGTAGATAAGAAATGTCCGGAGCTACAAGAACTTCTTCAGAGCTCCACTGAAAAGAAGGAAAAGCCTCAGGAGAAAAAGGCACCGGTACAGCAACTTAGCATGGACACACCCTCTCCAATTGCAAGCAACGATGGAGCTCTGAGTTCGACTGCCGAACTTGATGGAGCTACTGGACACACGGCAGCCAGTTCTGACCCATTGGAAGCACAAACAGAAGAGGAAAAAAATTTG GAAGTAAGTGAAGTAGAGCAAAGCACATCCCACGTTGCTGGGCAGACGGCAGCCAGTCCTAACCCAATGGTAGCACAAAAAGATGAAGAAAAGAGTTTG GAATTGGGTGAAGATGAGCAAAACACATTCCATGATGTGATGGGGAGGGTTCAAGCCATGAGGGAAACTGACAG TGAATTGAATGGTGATTCTGAGCCACAATGGATGCAAGCTATGGGGTTAGAACAGGTAGCTGCAGCTGGCCAATCACAAGCTCCTCCGTCCCCTCGTCAACCAATCAACGGTCCTAAAAG AAAACAGTCACCTCTTTACGACGAGCAGGtcttttacaaaaagtcaaaacGACCACCATCGGCATTTCACTTTGCGGGACCGGGGAAGTCTCTTCTCCCGCCACCCATGCCCGCTGAATGTGCCTTCATTCCCGTACTCGCGGAATCCGACTTGGAGAGAGTGAAAACATCCCGTGGAAAACCCATCATCCTCGGAAGTGGCGCGTACGGTGACGTACACCTCATGCGGAGAAAATCAGACGGTCTCCTCGTGGCGCTGAAACGACTGAAGGATGTCAAGAATCAGATGAAAGCTTACAAGGTAATGCTGTCTGAGATCCGACCCATGGTAGCCATGCATCACCACGAGCAGTTTCCCAAGTTCATCGGCATCGTCGACCAGACTACCTTCGCGACTGAGTTCATTGGAGATCCTGTGACCAAGACTTCTATCAATCTGGTTGCCGCCGTAATGGGTCCGTTCAACTTGACTAAGTTAGACTGGACCCGGATCAGTCTGCAGATTTCCCATGGGTTACAAGCGTTACACgcagcagggtggatacattGCGATCTACACGGTGGGAACATCATGGTTGTACACGACCCAATCTCCAACAGATGGTCAGCTAAGATCATTGACCTCGGCAGTGCCGTCCGAATCGACACCCCACCTCCGTTGACAAGCTACAACGACAAGGAGAAATGGTACTGTCGAACACTCTGTCCTCAGATCGCACCCGAGATCATCGAAGGCTTCCCCATGTCGATCGAAACAGACATCTACAGCATGGGGGCGCTGTTGGTCAGCTCCAAGGAAGCTGCTCAAAAAGACGAACTCGCTGAAATCTACGAGATTGGTGTCAGATGTGCTGTTGACGATCCGAACGATCGACCATCTCTGCCTGAAATCATTAATGAGCTTGAAGCTTTATACCAGAATGTTGTTGAGGGCGAGTCTCCTGATGAGCAGTCACTGAGTTGTGACTCAAGAAGTCCGGAGCAGGCTTGA